The following is a genomic window from Synechococcus sp. JA-2-3B'a(2-13).
TGCTGCTGTGGGCGAGAGCGGCTGACTACCCTGGCACTGCAGGCAGCGTAGCACAAAGCCGCTTTAAAGGGCGGGGCTTCAAACCCAGTTTTTCGGTAACCGAATTCTTGTATTCTGAAACCCTGACATACTCCCCGCCCTACTGGCTTGCTTCCGCGCAGCGATGGGACGGGGCCTTAAGCTCAGTCTTCGGGTAAACAGGAGTGCAAACCTCTCATGACTGCTACCTTTGTTCACACACCCTTGGCGCAAACTGTTCTGCCTCGCCCTTCCCGAACTCGGGATCTCCTGCTGGTTCTGGGGGGAAGTTTGTTCGTAGCTGCCCTGGCTCAGGTGCGGATCCCTCTGCCCTTCACGCCGGTACCGATTACCGGGCAAACCTTTGGGGTGATGCTGGTGGGGGCAGGCTTTGGGGCACGGCTGGGCTTTCTCACGTTGCTGGTGTACCTGCTGGAAGGGATCCTGGGATTGCCCTTCTTCAGCGGTGGCGGATCCGGGCTTGGCCACTTGGCGGGGGCGACGGGGGGCTACCTATTGGCTTTTCCCCTAGCTGCGGGGCTGATGGGCTGGTTGGTGGAGCGCTGGGGCGTGGATCGCAACCCCTGGAAGATGGCGCTGGCGATGTTATCCTGCTCAGCTCTGATTTTTTTGCTGGGAGCCACTTGGCTGGGGGTGTGGCTGAACCAGAATGTTGAGCCCACCTCGATCTTGGCCGTCCTCAACAAAGGGGTCTTCCCTTTTATCCCAGGAGACTTGGTGAAGTGCGGACTGGCGGCAGTGCTGCTGCCCACCATCTGGCGCTGGGTGGGACGGGAAAGGCCACCGGCTGACTCGTAACCCACTGGGCAAGAGCAGCAACTCTAAAGACCGCTCCGGCAAAGCAGAAGGGGCCTGGGATTAGCCTCGGGTCGGAAAATCTAAAAAAAAGATAACAGCTCCGAGGATTTGGCCTTTTTTCTGAGATTCTAAAAACTGTGCTCAATGCGATGTTCAATACGGCCTATTCATGGAGCTTTTCTTTACATTGCTCTAGAGTTTTATAAGTCGCTGACTGGTCGCGGCAGAGCCCCCTTGTGGGGCTTTTTATTTTCTATCTGCCGACCGGAAAAAGTTGAACTCAACCTACTATGGTCATTCCAAGCTATAATTTGATCTCTATAGACTCCCTAAATAGACGGGAACCCCGTCAGGCAACAGACGCGCCGGATCCCAGAAACATCCTGGTGGGTAGTCATTCAGCCCTTGACGGGCACCTTCTTTTCCAGCCACTGAGCCACTTGATCTGCCAGGTCAACTCCTTCCAACTGACAGAGTTCTCGCAGCATTGTTGGGCTGGTCACGTTCACTTCGGTTAGTCGTTCCCCGATAACATCAATCCCGACAAAATACAGCTTCTCCTGCCTGAGCACCGGTGCCAAAGCCCCGCAGAGAGCCCGTTCTTTTTCGGTAATCTTGGTTTTTTCCACTCGACCGCCGGC
Proteins encoded in this region:
- a CDS encoding biotin transporter BioY; its protein translation is MTATFVHTPLAQTVLPRPSRTRDLLLVLGGSLFVAALAQVRIPLPFTPVPITGQTFGVMLVGAGFGARLGFLTLLVYLLEGILGLPFFSGGGSGLGHLAGATGGYLLAFPLAAGLMGWLVERWGVDRNPWKMALAMLSCSALIFLLGATWLGVWLNQNVEPTSILAVLNKGVFPFIPGDLVKCGLAAVLLPTIWRWVGRERPPADS